The genomic window ttaaaacaatcaatcTATTGAACGGGTCGAACGAACCGGGTCGTTGACTAAGCGGGTCAGTATTGATATGGTTGTTTACGAACGAGCGATCGACACATGTCTATTGCACTCACCAAAAGTGGTTGTTCGGGCTGCTATATCAAGCCAAGGAATAATCGGTCTTTATTCTTTCGTCGCAGGGATTTGCGAGACTGAGAAGAAGCATGCACAAGACGTTCTAGAAGTTTGATTGTTCGATAACTGATACCGGGCACATTAAAAGCTTTGCAGAAATACTTGGAATCGAGAGGGCCTCTTtgtagcatattattatattactttagttGTTAACGATTTCCATAACATTTTCAATTGAATGCTGACAGAATAACCAAACATAAAAAGTACTTCTGTAAACATTCATTTGCAAACGTTtccgttattttttaatttttatcttaatatttatattttgctgttgattttttgtttgtttgatattcgtttttaatgatatatataaaaaaaacaaatttattgacCAATTGACCTCATTGgtcaataaatttgttttttatacaaacagtAAAGTTGTAATAAATGTGGTTGTTATcctttatattttgatttattttattttattaaccttttgtataacaatattttttttataaacattaacacTTCCTGAATGCGAGATCCCCGATCGAAAATTTCAAGAATTCAAGGATTGGAACATTGGAAGCGCTAAGCTACGCTGAATATACAAGGACAAATTATAATGAGAGGCGGATGACTTGAACGAgagaagaatataaaatgtcGTTATATGAATAAGACCAAAAAACTGAAGATATCTGTTCGAAGACGGTTTCCTGACAAAAATGCACTCAAAACGAACAATTATAACCAAAACAAAACGTATACGACTATTAACAACGACATAAAGTCCcaacaaaatatcaaactttagtactaaattttaatagaaaaccaAACAAATAGAAATTCTACGAATCGAGACATGGCGTGCAAGTCTAAAATGAAGAATAGATCAATATCTGTCCCATTACTGGGCACAGACCACTCTGATTAAGATAGGTCTTGAGACCGAATGCAAAATGTAAAACttctaaaatgtttatatgcaaaacatttttactaaGGTTTACTACACTGCTGAAGTACGTGTTAGTTACTGCTAACAAGAGACAAATTACAAAGTTATATGTGTTACATATTAGTTTGTAATTGTTctgtattatctatactaatataataaagctgaagagtttgtttgtttgattgaacgcgataatctcaggaactactggtccgatttgaaaaattctttcagtgttatcgaggaaggctataggctatataacatcacgctacggtcattaggagcggagtagcaacgaaaaatgttacaaaaacggggaaaattttgactaattctcttaggtgacgcaagcgaagttgcgcgggtcagctagtgactcataaactttcgcgttgcatataaaatatatgttttaagaAGATAACTGTAactgtatagatttttttgtttgttatgggGCTGACTTAAGCTCGTAGAGTTAAAAgcccttattaaataaagatttaaaaaaaatacaatatgtaaTAGAATACACCCATACCATATTATATATTGAAAATTAACgcaaacacacattttaccttgaaatgcctaatGTTTCGGCGAGTCCGAGGCAAGTGTAAAAggtgtgttcgcgttaattcccgtattctattatatgtaggtttgttttattttagacatTAGGTACATTTGAACGACCTGGATAAAGAAAACTTGAACGAAAGTCAAATGTGTACAACACACTGACAGACATGCACTCACGCTTGCACGCACACAAGTATGTTAGCACGCACGTACCTGCATGCACTCCCTCTCACACCACACACGCATGTATGCACGCACGCATGCATGCACGCCCATATACATGCACGCACACATGCAGCCATGTAAACATTACAATACTTACCTTTCATgcttatacatatgtattatatgtatagtagctataataatatatgttcttAAATGATATAACACTTCTCAGTTCAAAATGCTAGGCTTGGCCGTTTATTTTATCTCATATGCCATTCAGGCATAATcactaaattacaataaaatataaacaataaatggATTTTACATTACTCAATGGTAAAATATTGACGTTACTTAAAACTACAGTTCGTTAGAACATGTCCATTCATTGTATGTACAAATTTTGGATTCACTGTTTACTATGATAGGTTATAAGGCCAGTTTCACAACTTACAGTAAGTAAGTATCATTTAACTTagttaaatgataataatgataatgtcctcctcctagccgatacggctacggcggtcagtttcattgaaactggccatctgtgcaggactttgtttatagtgtccaagtgtgtgcacaatacacaggtacactctctattccatcactctcatagtctggtgggacggataaccgacacgaccagtgagaggtcaggcgcaggaccgacggctttacgtgctctccgaggcacggatgtcttcgacctcaacttcccaactccgggcaatctctaagaaattcttaacagaaaatctcagaaaagactttttggcccgacccaggattcgaacccgagacctctcgcacggcagccgcatatactaccgaccgcgccacagaggcaaagTGGTTAAATGATAGCATacctatgaaaaaaaattgtctaaatTCTATCTGGCGGTTTGCGCCGCGACAGTGACTCATAGTGATAGGAAACCGCAACCATTACTTTTCTTTAGATAATAATCATAAGAAACAGTTCACAAGCGAGACCCCGACCGGAGACCAATCTTATGTAAACTCACGGTGGCAGTCTCATGTCTCAGTCTCCGAAGACTGAGACAGGTTTAACTTATGAACTGTTTCTTATGCATTACCTAAAGTTTAAGCTTTTAagctatctaatacttatcTAAGTTGTGAAACTGTTCTAGTTATTAATcggtaaaatatatgtattgaaTGTATCGCTCGTATCGTTTGACTAATCTAACGAATACGTGCACGTACACGGGTGTATACCTTCATACCACAAAATACGACTCGTATATAAAATCTCTAAAAGGCAATCACTTATCACCACTTTTACTAACCACACTATCATCCTTTACAGCACTGTCGGCTAAACTATCATCTACTTTAGAATCATCACTTTTGATCACATCACCATCAACTTTGTCTCCACATTCtgcgtcatcatcatcatcatcaccaccGATCAGTTCCTTTTCATCGGTTTTCTCTGGTTCATTCTCTGATGGCTCGTATGAATGCATGTTGAGTTTCTCCAGCCAGTTGGCCATGCAGTTGTCTTCTACTTCACCTTTTACTATAACAGGGTATATGAATTGTTCTTTGAACTTTTGCACGTCGCCCTCGACATCGTCCCAAGCTAAACTGTCGTGACTGTTCTTGAATTTTGCGTCGTATCTGTCGTAGTGAAcctatagaaaaaatacttaaattattaaaattatacttacgtACTATCTGAGTAGTTCTTGCGTCAAAAGTATCAGCACCTTTATATTTAATCAACTATAGTTTTTAGTTCTAATCAGTTAGACTGTTTTTGTGTCCTGAGTAGTAGTGTACAACTGTTGAACTCGGCGGTCAGATAGATTCTAGATTACATAAaaatgctattggtcttttctaattttgaACAATAACCAGAATAAGCTTGCAACCTTTTGCATGGggctaatattgtaaatggcaaGACATGagagtatttcatacaactttgCCAACACCTTGGGATATAACAGGTGTGGTGTTATGCATTATATTCAATTACTAAGTCTTTAAATTTTCAGGCAGGTATACATACCATATCTAGTACTAGACCTAAACCAGGAGCGGTAGGTATCATGACTTTTTCTTTACCAAACACTTTTTCTAGTAGCGACATATCTCCATGCCCGCGTATCACTGCGATCGCTAGACCAACCATCTTGCGAATTTGGTGGAGCATGAAACTTTGACCCTGAAAAagattaaacataatattaatatacctacatagtagttttaagaaattacaataaaaagacTTGTGACCGAATGAGTGAGTGGATAGAGCTTTACTCGAGGATCGTGGTGTGTAATTGATTTTCTTTCCTTCCAGTTTAAAGAAATATCAGGCATATTTTCCTATTAAGAGCAAAAAtattagactgcctccgtggcgcagtggttaaggtcaccgctaccattgcgtcggggggtcgtgggttcgattcccacacggaacaattattggTGCGATCCACacatagttgtttcgggtctggttgtactttgtccatcatttgaatgtttgtaaaaatccccgtgacgcaagagcaattattagtgcgggggttgttttatattaaagaaacataaaagtagaaaataacctctcaagcgcccggccaccgtgtcacggttgaatgtgctacccccgtcaagcgtcccgccaccgtggtacggcaaaacgatcttacattaaaaaaacgtagaaattaaatgctaaaactatgtttatccctttcaaacatatttgacattgaagctgatgaaacgagacgacgatctaatgcacacacttgaataagtggttgatataggccagagagcaccttaaacaacatctgacccaacgacatgttcctttatgaccaatattgtaaatactttttttaactaattttaaagatttgagtatattttacagttggattttaatgtcattattcattaactacacgataagaccttccgtcatattattttttatgcctaaaaatattttttagactttctccaaacacatgcctaaaacacaaaatattcagattaaaccgactattgtaccaccactatcaaatattatttgtggtttatttttttaatatatagcaaattttatgtagatttcaaatatataaggtatgactagggtgttagtatcaaaatatgacggaatcggcgcttaaacgccaaccgccaattcaatttcgcgcgccatttttggcctggacgcttaacggtatatttgaattttgacgtggggcgctcgagaggataagtaaagaaagtttttcttaaaaatatttaaatataatttacataccTTTACTAAAAGTACAGCAAACTCCATATCTGATTCGACGAACACCCGATCAACAGTGAAGCCCATCATGTACCTTAGTGATGATGGATCTTGACTATgcctgtaaaaatatatttttttaaattattgcacTGAAAATTGcacttgtgttgcggggacttctATATCCAAACAACACAAAGCGCAACCAAACAATCATTTGCGCtgtgtgggattcgaaccaaccacacgcggcactacggtgCGGCGAGGTGGCCACGTTTCCTGCCTTGGCAAACGTGcagttgaaaaaaaattaagacttaCTTTTTTTCCGTAAAATTATGATAGCTTTTCGTGCCTTTGTAAATTTCTAGAACCTTCTTTACTTTTTCTATCTTGTCTTCTGGTATCCGATATTGCTTTCTCTCTTCAACAGTCTCTAAACTGGGTTCAAACACATAGGTGGGAAGAGTATAGCTATATGTCCGTGCATTGCACTTAGATTTTGAGTTAAATTTGTTTGTCACTCTTTTAACACCAAACACCCTGATGCTATCAGgcaactttttgtttatttcttttacatcCACTTCAAGAGCTGTAATGAGAAATAAAATCTAGTTAGTCAAATATCTTCAAGAAATAATGGCAAAAggatttaaattacttaactattatatgaaggagcagtgatagccgagtggtataagttgacacctcccacgcgagtggtcgcaggttcgaacccgaggcaacacaccaatgacttttcgaagttatgtgtgcattagaaataattatcacatgctccaacggtgaaggaaaacatcgtgaggaaaccttgcatgcctaaaatttgtttaatacatttattgagggcatgcaaagtccccaacccgcacttggccagcgtggtggactcaaggcctaacccctccctcattacgggaggagacccttgcccagcagtgggacattaatgggttaaatttataaatttattttattattatataggaaTTTGCTAAGTATAAAACTGCCATTACAAGCGCGGTCTTCAGGTCTTAACTAGCAGCCAGGAACCCTCTGGTAAACATGGACCACGAGGCCAATTTGAGTGAGGTCTATATTAAGCCGACTGGAATATGCTGAGTTACCCCTgatttctgaggtaaatttaatggtagtttatctattcaatagtttagaaaatcatataaaaaacactattgaatagataaactaccgctacatatactcagaaaccaggggttaatcaatttaaataaagtaacctTATCCAACCAATCAAGAGATTAAAAAAAGCCACTGGTTGTCGTTCATTGGTCAAGCCAAAGGGTCATATTCATCATTACTATACTCTGAAGTAGTTAAATAATACTAACGTAGTTTAAGTGACACAACCTGTCTGGCAGCAGACACTCCTTTGTCTGTCCGTGAACTCCTCTGAAACTGGGCATTCTGTTGGTTGTGGAAATCTTCCTCAGTTATATATTTTGCCTCCCATAATGCTTTTAATAAATCCTCTTCTATCGTTCTTACACCAGGGTTTCTGGGAACAAAATACATAACAATAGTACAGGTATGATTCTAAAGCGTCTTGAAGTTCTTTTTCGATGATAGTGAcgagacatttaaaaagtttgtatcattttttaaaagtatggTGAAGTCATCTCAGGAAAGTTGATGGCCCTAAAGGCTAAGCATTAAAGACAAAAAGACTAAACACCAGTTTTATAGTTAGTGTGTAAAAGATAGACCTGTCTCCTAGATAAAGTGatagctaatataataatatgaaaacagaCATGTTTACTATCTTATACTTATAGTTATTCAGAAGATGTGACCTGGCCTAATTAAAGTACTACATGTGCTGCAATACATCGAACATAAAAAACTATCCTTATGTAAATCTGTTTTGTTACTTACAGGTTTGTCAACTAGACCAAGTTATTAACCAATTAAAGTTTTTACTAGTTTCCTGTTTACAACCTTGTTTTTAATTGACTGTTTGTAATAGTTATGTCAGTATGATTACAGTTTATTGACTTATCATTAGTAGTACATAATAACAAGTTTGCCTATTACTTCCAATAATAAGGATGAATCAATCAAGTTGCCCTtcaattgtataataaatatgtaatagtaGATAGTAGATATGCCtgtattattcaaaattttaacataatatgaaAGCGGGAACTCCCAACTTCTTGTTAGATCACCCTCCCATGGGGTAAAAATTGGAACTGAGCTTTGATAAAGTCCAAAAA from Anticarsia gemmatalis isolate Benzon Research Colony breed Stoneville strain chromosome 21, ilAntGemm2 primary, whole genome shotgun sequence includes these protein-coding regions:
- the Pus1 gene encoding pseudouridine synthase 1 isoform X1 yields the protein MSTTLFRFFVSKLRQNLPRHPIRSAVIPVARSISIMEVAPVETKEAEVTTSDDLVNNKNLTRYKKRFMKRQWEDSAPKKENGEADEKRVCGERIKRKKMALLLGYCGVDYYGMQRNPGVRTIEEDLLKALWEAKYITEEDFHNQQNAQFQRSSRTDKGVSAARQVVSLKLPLEVDVKEINKKLPDSIRVFGVKRVTNKFNSKSKCNARTYSYTLPTYVFEPSLETVEERKQYRIPEDKIEKVKKVLEIYKGTKSYHNFTEKKHSQDPSSLRYMMGFTVDRVFVESDMEFAVLLVKGQSFMLHQIRKMVGLAIAVIRGHGDMSLLEKVFGKEKVMIPTAPGLGLVLDMVHYDRYDAKFKNSHDSLAWDDVEGDVQKFKEQFIYPVIVKGEVEDNCMANWLEKLNMHSYEPSENEPEKTDEKELIGGDDDDDDAECGDKVDGDVIKSDDSKVDDSLADSAVKDDSVVSKSGDK
- the Pus1 gene encoding pseudouridine synthase 1 isoform X2; the protein is MEVAPVETKEAEVTTSDDLVNNKNLTRYKKRFMKRQWEDSAPKKENGEADEKRVCGERIKRKKMALLLGYCGVDYYGMQRNPGVRTIEEDLLKALWEAKYITEEDFHNQQNAQFQRSSRTDKGVSAARQVVSLKLPLEVDVKEINKKLPDSIRVFGVKRVTNKFNSKSKCNARTYSYTLPTYVFEPSLETVEERKQYRIPEDKIEKVKKVLEIYKGTKSYHNFTEKKHSQDPSSLRYMMGFTVDRVFVESDMEFAVLLVKGQSFMLHQIRKMVGLAIAVIRGHGDMSLLEKVFGKEKVMIPTAPGLGLVLDMVHYDRYDAKFKNSHDSLAWDDVEGDVQKFKEQFIYPVIVKGEVEDNCMANWLEKLNMHSYEPSENEPEKTDEKELIGGDDDDDDAECGDKVDGDVIKSDDSKVDDSLADSAVKDDSVVSKSGDK